ACAACCATCACACTGGAAGAGTTTATTTCCAGTGTGAATCTTCTCGATTCCCAGAAGGTTTGACTATTTCAGGAGAACCAAAAAGGTAAATTTCATAGGTGAAGGGTTACTCCCCTTTATGAATCCTCTGGTGGACGAGGAGATTTGATGAGCTTCTGAAggctttgtcacacacctcacacttgaatggtttctccccagtgtgaatgtgttggtgtacaCGAAAGTGACACAAGCGCGAGAATGATTTGCCACACACCTCACACGTGaacggtttctctcctgtgtgaatgcgttggtgtgcaCGGAGCGATGATGACTGTGAGAATGATCTGTCACACACCTCGCATGTGTGTGGTTTTtctccagtgtgaatacgttggtgtATCCGGAGGTTCTGTAACAGTGAGAATGATTTTGTGCAAAGTGAGcagatgaatggtttctccccagtgtgaattcgtctGTGATTCACCAGACGCCAGAACTGTGCAAAGCGCTTATTGCACACCTCACAGCTGAActgtttctccccggtgtgaatgcgttggtgaacGTGGAGGTTCGATGACTGTGAGAATGATTTATTACACACCtcacatgtgaatggtttctccccagtgtgaatgcgttggtgctcCAAGAGCATTGTTGACCGTGTGAATGCTCGGTCACACAAGTCACActtgaagggtttctcccctgtgtgaatcctcTTGTGTATCAGGAGATCGGATGATTGTGTGAAAGCGATCTCACAAAGCTCACATCTGAATGGTTTCTCCCCCGTGTGAAACCTCTGGTGTAGCAGAAGGCTTGAAGATGTCACAAAAGCTTTATCACAAATTTCACACTTGAATGGTTTATACCCTGTATGGATTACCTGATGGCCTAGGAGGCTCGAAAACTGTGTGAAGGATTTGTCACACAACTCACACTTCaccggtttctcccctgtgtgtatGCGTTGGTGGATACGGAGGGACGATGCCagagagaatgatttgtcacacaccacaCAAGTGAATGGTTtttctccagtgtgaatgcgttggtgaatGCGCAGGTTCGATAACTGTCTGAAGGATTTGTCACAAACATTGcaagtgaatggtttctcccctgtgtgaatgcggcGATGATTTACCAGGCCTGATAATCGTGCAAGGCCCTTGTTACAAACCTCACATTTGAATGGTTTCTCTTCCATGTGTTAACAGTTGTAAAGCAGATGCACCTTGTCTGTTAGGAGATCCTATGAACTGGTGGAATCCTCCTCATACACCTCACACTTGAACAGTCTCTCCTGTAGGAGTGAGTCAGTGGTTCATGAGGCTCAATGAATGATTGAAGATCTCACCACACTTGGAGCCCACTCACACTTCTTCCCAACCTCACCCGGACTGATCACCCACAGCTGAACCTTCGGAAAGGTTGGTTCTGATGGAAGATTTCacaccactgaccagtttcagatctgatgatTTGTCAAAGCTCCCCTGACCCGACTGATTTCCAGATGATGGTTTCACTGCCCAACCTTCTCTGTGTTGAGCAATTCTGAGAAGGGACTGGACGTCTTCCCACAGTTGTGCAGTTGTTCTCTGGGTGATGGTCAGGATCTATCTGCGGTCTCTATCCTTTCTGGTGTAATGCAGTGCAGTCATTCTGTAAAACAGCGAAATAAAAGATGATTTTGCTCAGAGTCCTTTCTTTTGCCTCACTTGACTATCACATACGCTATTTTACCAGCAGGGACACTGGATAGGATCAGGAGCAGACATTGCGGCTACTTCCTTACCTCAAACTAGGTCCCTATTGTTTCAAACAGATTGAGGACAGGGAAAAAGACAATCAGGCAGAGGGTAAAATGGGTCATCGATTTACTATGAGCTCAAAGAACTGAATAGTATCAATCTGGAAACATTCCAAACTCTCCCCTAACCATCCCTGGGAATGTCCAATCTCACTGGCAGGTGAGAGAATCTCAATATTGACTCCATGGAATCTCATAGCTTCAGGTCAAATAAGTTCAAAGAAAACTACCACTCCCCTCCCAAAATGAGCACGTCACCATGTTAATCATCACTGGGGAAGTAGACTAAGGTCAGATTCCAAAACTGGATGTCCATGAGGTttagtgagccatcagcagcagcagaattgtatccacCACAATCTCACAGCCTGGCACAGCCCTCATTCCATGATTATCATCAAACCAGTAGCTAGACATGTCAGGAGCAACAATGGATACTTTAGAGTCCAGGTATAAATCTtgtttgctgcctcatggtgctgaggacccaggtttgatcccggccctgggtcactgtccgtatggagtttctccttgtgtctgcgtgggtctcacccccatgacccaaagttgtgcagggtagatggattggccccactaaatcgctctttaattggaataaaaagaattgggcactttaaaaaaggTATGAACCTTGTGAATGTATTGCTGAAGGCGACATACAGACTAAACATCAAGAACAGCCGCAAAAAAGGAAAACTAACCAGCCACAGAACTAACCGACCAGAGCCAAGCTCTATAGTCCTCCCACATCTTGGCGATAATTGTGGAGAAACAGTTCAGTAATGGAAGAAGGCAGCTTCATGAACATCTCCATTCTCAACATTGttggagcccagcacatcaatcaGTACAAGACACAACATTAAAGTGTCTTCACCAAAGGGAAAATTTGGGAAAATATgatattgttcattttggaagaaagaatgcaAAGGCCAAttattattgtcatgtgagagtaccgttaagaaatgggtgtttaaaaatgggcgtgtatataaatatctgtagtgagagtatgtttaagaaatgggtgtttactactgcagtgatgtcagagagtgggtggagctgggctggctgtcagctttttactttcatttttgagtaggctgcaggatgtgttttagtttctttttcagtgttggagcagaagccagaccaagcaggtgtattgctgttctctctgccatcaaaatactatctcttgatcatttggtgaattcagaatttaaaattctttcagtagtgactttaacctgatgtgcttctgataaaggttttgttttgaagtcgtatggatgttaaggaaagtttaaaggttcacttagtgttgtagtctttggaatttgtatttgaattaatggttgctaagatgttcactgtatgttttaaaaaggtcaacttgagttcatagaataaacattgtttttaactttaaaaaatactttaccatttctgatcgaccacacctgtagagtgggccatgtgctccccagaccacaatctatgaaatgttgtgggtcaggtgaactccatgataaactttggggttctctaaaccctggcccataacaaattgggggctcgagggggataaaagtctatctattggattggcttagtgaacttaaagacagtgaagggtgagaatattgtggttgcttttcaggtgtttttagtttaagtagggagtgtgttgtggacaatggctctttcagaggctcagaaggttttgggggtggagaaggtcacacgcaataccttaaggacagagacgaaaatcagactgttagatttggcaaaagcattgcagttaacattacctgacaaaatgcgatacgatgaggtaattatgggggtggctaagcatttaatgttgcctgagatacagtctgactcattaaaaatggcaaagatccagttgcagatgaagcaacttgaacatgaaaaagaattaaagcagcttgaatatgaaatgagaaaaagaaagagaaagggagatacagaccagagaaaaagaaaaggagggagaagcaagaaacaaagaaagagatagagaggaaaaggaaagagatagagaggaaagtgaaaaggtgagagagtttgaacttcagaaaatggctatgaaacataacagtcagttaaaattggcagacataaagggaaacggaaacgtacagttggaggatagcgatgaggatagtgagaaagagcgtcacagtcgaaggcctggtggggatctatttaaatatgtccaagcattgccaaggtttgacgagaaggaggtggaagcgtttttcattttatttgaaaagatagctaaataaatgaaatggccacaggacatgggggtattactgattcaaacaaagctgataggtagggtgagtgaagtgtttgcatcactactgaaggaggtatctgggacgtatgaggagatgaaaaaatccatcttaggtgcatatgaactagtgcctgaagcttacagacaaaggtttagaaatttaaggaaagaatttggtcaaacatacatggagtttgataggagcaaacagagtaattttgatagatggataagggctttgaaaatagaccaaacaatgaagctctcagagaaattatacttttggaggagtttaaaaattcaattcctgatgcagtgagagttcatgtggaagagcagagggttaaaactgctaaattagcagcagaaatggcagatgactatgaattagttcataaatcaaagttggtttccgacatcagtttcagcctgtgaggaa
This window of the Scyliorhinus torazame isolate Kashiwa2021f chromosome 14, sScyTor2.1, whole genome shotgun sequence genome carries:
- the LOC140390168 gene encoding uncharacterized protein → MEEKPFKCEVCNKGLARLSGLVNHRRIHTGEKPFTCNVCDKSFRQLSNLRIHQRIHTGEKPFTCVVCDKSFSLASSLRIHQRIHTGEKPVKCELCDKSFTQFSSLLGHQVIHTGYKPFKCEICDKAFVTSSSLLLHQRFHTGEKPFRCELCEIAFTQSSDLLIHKRIHTGEKPFKCDLCDRAFTRSTMLLEHQRIHTGEKPFTCEVCNKSFSQSSNLHVHQRIHTGEKQFSCEVCNKRFAQFWRLVNHRRIHTGEKPFICSLCTKSFSLLQNLRIHQRIHTGEKPHTCEVCDRSFSQSSSLRAHQRIHTGEKPFTCEVCGKSFSRLCHFRVHQHIHTGEKPFKCEVCDKAFRSSSNLLVHQRIHKGE